GTTTGAGCCGATTGACTAGCACGTACCGCGGCCATCATTGCTTCTCCTGCCTGTTTCCACTCAAGTTCGCTGCTATTTGCCGTCAATGCAGCGGCTTGTTGTAAGGCGCGTACCGACAGTCCGGTTTGTTGCGATAAATCATGAAGCCGTCGTACCCAGTCAACCTGCTGCAGGGTACGGGCGATACCATCTGGTAGATCTTTAGTTGCCAACGTCACCTCGTCTGTTGTCCACACGAGCAAACGCGCTAGCGTGGCAGCGCTGGCGGCGGCTTGCTGGGCAGTTTTTTTGTTTGCTTTGACAGCGAGGTTGGCTGTTTGAAAATAACTGAGCACCTCATCCTCTGCTGCGCCTGTGCGTTCCCACCATGATTGATACCGGTTAAGGAGGTATAGGCAGGCAAACGAAAGCGTTAGCGTTTTTTCCGGTATCCCCAGCCATTTGGGTTTGACCAGCAGCATTCTTAATAGGGCAGCGCTCAACTTCTGTTGTGTGGTGGCTTCAGCATGCCGCGCAATGCAATATAGCTGCGCTATATAGGCTTCAGAGATGTCTTCCGGCGCCAGCGCGGCTGAGTTCTCACCCACCTCAGCCAAGGTCTTCGTGAGCAAATCATGAACGCTGCTGCCGGCCCATCGCAAGACCAGCGCAGTTCGGTCGTAAGCTAATCCTAGAGACTTATTAAGTACAGCGGCGACTAGGTTTTCTTGAGAGGCTTGTGCTTCTCCAATCAGCTGTACAAAAATAGGCACAATAGCCTCTATTACCTCCGGAGTTTGTTTGTGTGCCGTGAGTGCATTTTTGATACACTGACTCAGCGCACTTTGCGATGAAGCATCCAATTCAAGCGGGAGCGGCATTACTAAGCCCTCGCCATCTATCACGGTTTCGAGTACTACCAGCCAATCCAGTGCGGGCAAATCGGGGCGAGTAAACAAGTGTTGAGTAACACGGACCTGAGATATGCCCATGTGTAACTCTTGGATCAAGCCAATAAGATTTGGCGTTGCTGTCATTGATGGCACGTCATAACCGAGCAGTTTGCGCACGGACGGTACGGTGAGTTTAGCTTCTTTAAGCCAGCGCACGGCCCAATCGAGTTCCATCAAGATATCGAGAATGTCTTTGTGCCAGGGCTCTTTTTGCTGCTCCGCATTAAGATTATTTAGCTCCACCTTGGCAACCATCTTAATATAGTTCGGTCCTCCAAGCAGATCCAATAAAGCACTTCCCTCCTCGGCGGATAGTCCAAACAGCTTAGGTATGGCCGTTTGGCGATAAAGGGATGAAAGGGTATCTAGATCGCGTTTAAGTCCGCTATACTCCGTGCAAGTCTGCTGCGCGAGACGACCATAAGATTCTTGCGTAGCTTGCAGACCCAATGCTGCGCAAATTTTTTGGATGGTGGGTTGCGATGTCTCATGATTGGGATCTGGCTCAAAAGAACCTTGATCCAGAATTAAAGGGGTTTCGAAGAGAACCGGGCTATTGAACACACGATCGAATAACGGCTTGTTCTCGCCGGCAGAGTAGGGTGAGATATGATGCAAAAAAGCGGCAAATATATCGGGAGCCACTTTATAGTGCTGGTTCAAATAGCGGAAAACGCCAAGGGCGCGTAGCGTATTGGCGTTGGGCTTGAAGGCTAGGTTTCGCTGCCCTTCCGCTCTGCAGGCGGCGATAATCAAACAGTCTATTTGCTCGAAGGGAAGCTGTAACCATTTTTGTAGCCGGATCATACGCTGCAATCTGTCGAAGCGATCGAGCGACGTATTGGTCAGAGACCATAAAGGTACCTTTGCTGTGCGGAGATTTACCAGTCCTAAAGCCGGAGATAGGCCGGCATTGACATATACTGCCCCATAATGATAGGACGCAGGAAAAGGCGCTCGTTCCTTCGCATAAAGACCATTCACTGGGGGACAATTCGGCGACACCGTCGGTGCATTTTGGCCAAACGCCATGAGTTGATCGACCTCATCCATAGTGAGGCCAGTTTTTTCCAGAAATAAGGGTAAAGATGCTAAATTGGTTACTTCGTAATTCGTGGGCTCGGTGTCATAGTGGTCTTTGAAGAAGTTACTTCCTTCTTCTGTGAGATAGAAACTATATGGATCGCCTGGATTGAGCACTAAGGTGTAACTTGACTCAGCAGCGTTCGCAACGTGCCCTCTAATCCAGAATTTTCCAATAAACGAAGATGTAATATTTTCAAGTGTATCTTCAGAATGGCCCTTGAACTGAGGGATCCTTAGGTGAGGCCCGCTTTCAGTAAGCGCCGTGCTATTCATGGCTCGACTTTTAGTTTTATCAGAGTGATATCCTAACAGGCGATACGATGTCTCTGCATTCAACCCTGAGAGGTCCTCTAATGTTATCTCTGCTCCGGAAATTGAATCGCTGGAAGTCGTTGTATCGGGCCCAGTCGCTCCAGCCTGTGGAGGAACAATATAG
The Mycoavidus cysteinexigens genome window above contains:
- a CDS encoding Tc toxin subunit A; this encodes MMENKKSSPLLAKLAAQSADSTSAVADARSDFAAIMAEQDYHSVFDIIRQPKSLFVAKLREAWEGDAELAYDNAMCYAIQIARLFREQQLSSDHMPALGQRSGVRGLVEVGPTYANLFKENWDTFCKVGALEAIDSPVFYLTDIYRWAKKREDEAVGDNRIRLDVRRPDLPGLLIDHQSTHQPIPALQLANKVVADGIKAYLDTTEDKDKSIYAMLAAKRFPFLFPYNYPHHQVTLGLENKKIQLGALNYRARFDLPLVPSMTYPNISTLHAQIMLSELGPEQQKLFIQPSLFTTYYLTWSDIHDKVWGDHDTASLMPWNNAESLAYIVPPQAGATGPDTTTSSDSISGAEITLEDLSGLNAETSYRLLGYHSDKTKSRAMNSTALTESGPHLRIPQFKGHSEDTLENITSSFIGKFWIRGHVANAAESSYTLVLNPGDPYSFYLTEEGSNFFKDHYDTEPTNYEVTNLASLPLFLEKTGLTMDEVDQLMAFGQNAPTVSPNCPPVNGLYAKERAPFPASYHYGAVYVNAGLSPALGLVNLRTAKVPLWSLTNTSLDRFDRLQRMIRLQKWLQLPFEQIDCLIIAACRAEGQRNLAFKPNANTLRALGVFRYLNQHYKVAPDIFAAFLHHISPYSAGENKPLFDRVFNSPVLFETPLILDQGSFEPDPNHETSQPTIQKICAALGLQATQESYGRLAQQTCTEYSGLKRDLDTLSSLYRQTAIPKLFGLSAEEGSALLDLLGGPNYIKMVAKVELNNLNAEQQKEPWHKDILDILMELDWAVRWLKEAKLTVPSVRKLLGYDVPSMTATPNLIGLIQELHMGISQVRVTQHLFTRPDLPALDWLVVLETVIDGEGLVMPLPLELDASSQSALSQCIKNALTAHKQTPEVIEAIVPIFVQLIGEAQASQENLVAAVLNKSLGLAYDRTALVLRWAGSSVHDLLTKTLAEVGENSAALAPEDISEAYIAQLYCIARHAEATTQQKLSAALLRMLLVKPKWLGIPEKTLTLSFACLYLLNRYQSWWERTGAAEDEVLSYFQTANLAVKANKKTAQQAAASAATLARLLVWTTDEVTLATKDLPDGIARTLQQVDWVRRLHDLSQQTGLSVRALQQAAALTANSSELEWKQAGEAMMAAVRASQSAQT